From Erigeron canadensis isolate Cc75 chromosome 8, C_canadensis_v1, whole genome shotgun sequence, one genomic window encodes:
- the LOC122610579 gene encoding xyloglucan galactosyltransferase MUR3-like: MEIRNYMFQQPRFGVLVLVCSFFGFYLLYAFQVGVFETTPTPPVFHHELETSELSRSSRYENATVFPFMKAMRSANNKSDPCGGKYIYVHNLASRFNDDMVTECERINKLYDMCKFVTNGGFGPIMNNTTQGVFSDNECWYDTEQFSVSLIFHNRMKHYECLTSDSSIAAAIFVPFYAGFDASRYSLGYNISTRDAASLDLVNWLKNRDEWKIMNGKDHFLVGGRPTWDHRRSTDKETDRGNKFLLLPAVKNMSTLFVESNPWSSNEFAIPYPTYFHPSKDSHVFDWQDRVMKKERIWLFCFAGAPRPNDPASIRSLLIDQCKNSSFCNLLRCGVEDIKCRTPSNVLEMFQSSVFCLQPPGDSYTRRSAFDSILAGCIPVFFHPDSFYTQYTWFVPKNNFRYSVFVPEDDIRKNVSIEQRLRKIDAEKIKMMRDEVINLIPKLMYANPSSKLETLKDAFDISVQAVIDKVTHMRQGMIDGLMNEP, translated from the coding sequence ATGGAGATACGGAACTACATGTTCCAACAGCCACGTTTCGGTGTATTAGTGTTGGTATGTAGTTTCTTCGGGTTTTACCTATTATACGCATTCCAAGTTGGTGTATTCGAAACCACACCGACACCGCCCGTGTTTCATCACGAGTTAGAGACTTCCGAATTGTCTAGAAGCTCTAGATACGAAAACGCTACGGTTTTCCCTTTCATGAAGGCAATGAGAAGTGCAAACAACAAGAGTGATCCATGTGGtggaaagtatatatatgttcacAATCTTGCGTCACGATTCAACGACGATATGGTGACGGAATGCGAACGTATAAACAAACTTTACGACATGTGTAAGTTCGTCACAAATGGTGGATTCGGGCCTATAATGAACAACACTACACAAGGTGTGTTTTCAGATAATGAATGCTGGTATGATACAGAACAATTTTCAGTTTCTTTGATTTTTCATAACCGAATGAAACACTATGAATGCTTGACGAGTGATTCATCAATAGCTGCAGCCATTTTTGTCCCATTTTACGCCGGTTTTGATGCTTCTAGATATTCCTTGGGATATAACATATCCACAAGAGATGCAGCTTCTTTAGATCTTGTAAATTGGTTAAAAAATCGTGACGAATGGAAGATAATGAAtggaaaagatcattttcttgTGGGAGGAAGACCTACTTGGGATCATAGAAGATCAACAGATAAAGAAACCGATAGAGGTAATAAGTTTTTACTTTTACCGGCTGTAAAAAACATGTCGACGCTTTTTGTAGAATCCAACCCATGGAGTTCAAACGAATTTGCGATCCCATATCCGACTTATTTCCATCCATCAAAAGATTCTCATGTTTTTGATTGGCAAGACCGGGTTATGAAAAAAGAACGAATTTGGTTGTTCTGTTTCGCAGGTGCTCCACGCCCAAATGACCCTGCATCTATTAGAAGTCTATTAATAGACCAATGTAAAAACTCGAGTTTTTGTAACCTTTTGAGATGTGGGGTTGAAGACATAAAGTGTCGTACACCGAGTAATGTACTAGAGATGTTTCAAAGTTCGGTTTTTTGTTTACAGCCTCCAGGTGATAGTTATACGCGAAGATCAGCTTTTGATTCGATATTGGCTGGTTGCATTCCGGTGTTCTTTCATCCTGATTCGTTTTACACTCAGTACACTTGGTTTGTGCCTAAAAACAATTTTAGATATTCGGTTTTTGTTCCCGAGGATGATATTCGTAAGAATGTAAGTATAGAACAACGCCTTAGAAAAATTGATGCCGAGAAAATCAAGATGATGAGGGATGAGGTTATAAATTTGATACCGAAGTTGATGTATGCTAACCCTTCTTCCAAATTAGAGACTTTAAAAGATGCATTTGATATTTCGGTGCAAGCTGTTATCGATAAGGTGACACATATGAGACAAGGTATGATTGATGGGCTTATGAATGAACCGTGA
- the LOC122610580 gene encoding uncharacterized protein LOC122610580 has protein sequence MCDKRIPLKLKGKFYRVAIRPAMLFGSECWAMTKAQADRVEVAEMRMLRWTCGKALADRIPTGVFRAELEVGIIINKLREERLRWFGHVRRRDETAPLRRAESIHVDDIRRRGRPKMRWEDRLAKDLIELCLSEDMTSDRTTWRTKIRVEY, from the coding sequence ATGTGCGACAAGAGGATTCCGCTAAAGCTGAAAGGGAAGTTTTATAGAGTGGCTATTAGACCGGCTATGCTATTCGGGTCAGAATGTTGGGCGATGACGAAAGCCCAAGCGGATCGAGTAGAGGTGGCTGAGATGAGGATGTTAAGGTGGACTTGCGGGAAGGCCTTAGCAGACAGGATCCCGACGGGAGTTTTTAGAGCAGAACTTGAAGTAGGGAtcatcattaacaagctaaggGAAGAGCGTCTGAGATGGTTTGGCCATGTTAGGAGAAGGGATGAAACTGCACCACTAAGGAGAGCGGAGTCTATTCACGTGGACGACATACGAAGAAGGGGACGACCaaagatgaggtgggaggatCGATTAGCGAAGGATCTAATAGAACTTTgcctgtcggaggacatgacgtcgGATAGGACGACATGGAGAACTAAGATTAGAGTAGAATACTAG